One window from the genome of Paraclostridium sordellii encodes:
- the cysK gene encoding cysteine synthase A, giving the protein MIYNNVLELIGKTPILKLNNIQDNNNIYLKLEKYNSGGSIKDRAVLGMIEDLMIENKIKQGDTIVEATSGNTGIALSMIGKVKGLNIIIVMPSSMSKERIDLMKAYGAEVILTKKGGMQASIDKSIELVNSNESYKSLKQFENESNPKKHYNTTAIEIYEDVENIDIFIAGIGTGGTISGIGKYLKEKNPNIRVIGVEPESSPLISKGYSGAHKIQGIGANFIPKNLDMNIIDEIITVKDDDAINTIKLLGEKEGILVGISSGANVFASIEIGKKYKGKNIVTVSPDGIEKYLSMDIF; this is encoded by the coding sequence ATGATATACAATAATGTTTTAGAACTTATAGGAAAAACTCCAATTCTTAAATTAAATAATATACAAGATAACAATAATATATATTTAAAATTAGAAAAGTACAATAGTGGAGGAAGCATTAAAGATAGAGCTGTACTTGGTATGATTGAAGATTTAATGATAGAAAATAAAATTAAACAAGGTGATACTATTGTAGAAGCAACTAGTGGAAATACAGGAATTGCACTTTCAATGATTGGAAAGGTAAAAGGATTAAATATAATAATCGTTATGCCAAGTTCTATGAGCAAAGAGCGTATAGATTTAATGAAGGCTTATGGTGCAGAAGTTATTTTAACTAAAAAAGGTGGTATGCAAGCATCTATAGACAAATCAATAGAACTTGTAAATTCCAATGAAAGCTATAAATCATTAAAACAATTTGAAAATGAAAGTAATCCTAAAAAGCATTATAATACTACTGCTATAGAAATTTATGAAGATGTAGAGAATATTGATATATTTATAGCTGGAATAGGAACAGGTGGTACTATAAGTGGAATAGGAAAATATTTAAAGGAAAAAAATCCAAATATAAGAGTAATAGGAGTAGAACCAGAAAGTTCTCCTTTAATATCTAAAGGATATAGTGGAGCTCATAAAATACAAGGAATAGGAGCTAATTTTATACCAAAGAATTTAGATATGAATATTATAGATGAAATAATAACTGTAAAAGATGATGATGCAATTAATACTATTAAACTTTTAGGGGAAAAAGAAGGAATATTAGTTGGGATATCCTCAGGAGCTAATGTATTTGCAAGTATTGAAATTGGTAAAAAATATAAAGGTAAAAATATAGTTACAGTATCACCTGATGGAATAGAAAAATATTTATCTATGGATATATTTTAA
- the epsC gene encoding serine O-acetyltransferase EpsC — MIKEINEDIEYILENDPAARSKLEVFFLYPSIHALIAHRISHFFYNHKRYLIARFISQINRFITGIEIHPGANIGSGILIDHGMGVVIGETAVVGNRVTIYHGTTLGGTGKESGKRHPTVGNDVIIGAGAKVLGPITIGNNSKVGANSVVLKDVPSNSTVVGIPGKIINNKNN; from the coding sequence ATGATAAAAGAAATTAATGAGGATATTGAATATATACTTGAGAATGACCCCGCAGCAAGAAGTAAATTAGAGGTGTTTTTTCTTTATCCATCAATTCATGCACTTATAGCTCATAGGATATCACATTTTTTTTATAATCATAAAAGATATCTTATAGCTAGATTTATATCTCAAATAAATAGATTTATAACAGGGATAGAGATACACCCTGGGGCTAATATTGGAAGTGGAATATTAATTGACCATGGTATGGGAGTTGTAATAGGAGAAACTGCCGTTGTTGGAAATAGGGTTACTATATACCATGGCACTACTTTAGGGGGTACAGGTAAAGAAAGTGGAAAAAGACACCCTACTGTAGGCAATGACGTTATAATTGGAGCAGGTGCTAAAGTCTTAGGACCCATAACCATAGGTAATAATTCAAAGGTAGGTGCGAATTCCGTAGTTCTAAAAGATGTTCCAAGTAATAGTACGGTAGTTGGGATTCCAGGAAAAATAATAAATAACAAAAACAACTAA
- a CDS encoding biliverdin-producing heme oxygenase translates to MDMNFLKVIQQSTKKLHDMAENTGFIKRLVDGNATVESYGEYIYNLYFVYKAIEENLEKHKNDIVLKEFITPEVFRAESLLKDSKFLLGYELDSVEICDSTRVFVDRLEEISQINPKLLVAHAYTRYLADLFGGRTIFKIIKDNYDIHNDGLNYYMFDEIPDLKAFVMDYHKKLDLIDLNDDEKVKFLNEISLSYVFNISISNELEYMKF, encoded by the coding sequence ATGGATATGAACTTTTTAAAAGTCATTCAACAAAGTACTAAAAAACTACATGATATGGCTGAAAATACAGGGTTCATAAAAAGATTAGTTGATGGAAATGCTACTGTAGAAAGTTATGGTGAGTATATCTATAATCTTTATTTTGTTTACAAAGCAATAGAGGAAAATCTAGAAAAGCATAAAAACGATATAGTCTTAAAAGAGTTTATAACTCCAGAAGTATTTAGAGCTGAGTCTTTACTTAAAGATTCTAAATTCTTACTAGGTTATGAACTTGATTCAGTAGAAATTTGCGATTCTACAAGAGTTTTTGTTGATAGATTAGAAGAAATATCTCAAATAAATCCAAAACTTTTAGTCGCACATGCCTATACTAGATATTTAGCAGATTTATTTGGTGGTAGAACAATTTTTAAAATAATTAAAGATAATTATGATATACATAATGATGGTCTTAATTATTACATGTTTGATGAAATACCAGACTTAAAAGCTTTTGTAATGGATTATCACAAAAAACTTGATTTAATAGATTTAAATGACGATGAGAAAGTTAAATTCTTAAATGAAATTTCTCTTTCTTATGTTTTTAATATAAGTATATCAAATGAGTTAGAATATATGAAATTTTAA
- a CDS encoding EcsC family protein: MQDYEYIKIKELEKWKLKMKKKPSIINKASKETQNKLNSILPEQYHSIITSAIKNMTKVVLFGSKYTTKTPIINISIEERDNLAYEKIRLYKKTAMLEGAGTGAGGILIGLADFPLLLSIKIKLLYEIASIYGFDTNDYKERIYILNIFQLAFSSQNHVNDIFKNMENFDFLKETLSNDINDFDWRKFQQEYRDYIDLAKLLQLVPGIGAFVGAYVNNKLVDKLGEYAIYSYHMRLLNSNNCIVEKESWISRQYKYIFNKKIDKKSN; encoded by the coding sequence GTGCAAGATTATGAATATATAAAAATAAAAGAATTGGAAAAGTGGAAGCTTAAGATGAAGAAAAAACCTTCTATAATAAACAAAGCTTCTAAAGAAACTCAAAATAAATTAAATTCTATATTACCAGAACAATATCATAGTATAATCACATCGGCAATAAAAAATATGACAAAGGTAGTTTTATTTGGTTCTAAATATACTACAAAAACACCAATTATAAATATTTCTATAGAAGAGCGAGATAATTTAGCTTATGAAAAAATAAGACTGTATAAAAAAACAGCTATGTTAGAAGGTGCTGGAACTGGAGCTGGAGGTATTTTAATAGGGCTTGCTGATTTTCCACTACTTCTTAGTATTAAGATAAAACTACTTTATGAAATTGCAAGTATATACGGATTTGATACAAATGACTATAAGGAAAGGATATATATACTTAATATATTTCAATTAGCATTTTCTAGTCAAAATCATGTAAATGATATTTTTAAGAATATGGAAAACTTCGATTTTTTAAAGGAAACTCTATCTAATGATATAAATGATTTTGATTGGAGAAAATTTCAACAAGAATATAGAGATTATATAGATTTGGCTAAACTTCTTCAATTAGTTCCAGGTATCGGGGCTTTTGTGGGAGCTTATGTAAATAATAAACTAGTAGATAAATTAGGGGAGTATGCAATTTATTCATATCATATGAGGTTACTTAATTCTAATAACTGTATAGTAGAAAAAGAAAGTTGGATATCTAGGCAATATAAATATATTTTTAATAAAAAAATTGATAAAAAATCAAATTAA
- a CDS encoding peptidase associated/transthyretin-like domain-containing protein yields the protein MLNLFINNNTNCMCHLENIVKEEIWELENKPFLIVSGNDINLKSTSIEIFQDNNKLFSGYIEIDKNSFSIKIYLKERLQHTNNIKIILDNYEEVFNIKLNKLYGFVKYKDKTPVKNAVISCTGSEIVVLSDKNGYFELYLSDNVDSIGIFDKEYSKETLEVWLYNIDLYDDLKIDTIMDRGEVYNIRVWNQECSTYIHFIPMSMTRVNKIAEKTCKKESELILDKDIWPQLRKEDVEVFCNDKKLELLAFGKIKDFLARINENNIYRNGYIVCVEKLDENNHNLIKIRFKDKFILDEKITIDFGEGYYLY from the coding sequence ATGTTAAATCTATTCATAAACAACAATACAAATTGTATGTGTCATTTAGAAAATATAGTAAAAGAAGAAATTTGGGAATTAGAAAACAAACCATTTTTAATAGTTAGTGGAAACGATATTAATCTAAAAAGTACTAGTATAGAAATTTTTCAAGATAATAATAAATTATTTAGTGGTTATATAGAAATAGATAAAAATTCTTTTTCAATAAAAATATATTTAAAAGAAAGATTACAGCATACAAATAACATAAAAATTATATTGGATAATTACGAAGAAGTATTTAACATTAAATTAAATAAGTTGTATGGGTTTGTAAAGTATAAAGATAAAACTCCTGTAAAAAATGCTGTAATTAGCTGTACAGGAAGTGAAATAGTAGTTTTAAGTGATAAAAATGGTTATTTTGAGCTATATTTAAGCGACAATGTAGATAGTATTGGAATTTTTGATAAAGAATACTCAAAAGAAACTCTTGAAGTATGGCTATACAATATTGACTTATATGACGATTTAAAAATAGATACAATTATGGATAGAGGAGAAGTTTACAATATAAGGGTTTGGAATCAAGAATGTAGTACATATATACATTTTATACCTATGTCTATGACTAGAGTTAATAAAATTGCAGAAAAGACTTGTAAAAAGGAATCAGAACTAATATTAGATAAAGATATTTGGCCACAACTTAGAAAGGAAGATGTAGAAGTCTTTTGTAATGATAAAAAATTAGAACTTTTAGCTTTTGGGAAAATTAAAGATTTTTTGGCTAGAATAAATGAAAATAATATATATAGAAATGGATATATAGTATGTGTTGAAAAATTAGATGAGAATAATCATAATTTGATAAAAATAAGATTTAAAGATAAATTCATTTTAGACGAAAAGATAACTATAGACTTTGGAGAGGGATATTATCTTTATTAA
- a CDS encoding GNAT family N-acetyltransferase: MILKLNDRHKDIVLNYVGKEPSINLFIIGDIEQYGFDKDFQEVWGSFDEKNNLTGVLLRYNNNFIPYIENLNKDVSEFKKIIKSYKGNKFISGKSDIIEKFKDILNDFEEKYMYFCQLKEKSKLLKWDDSIKVATEKDAPRIHELIDTIDEFSVQDSVKEIEEKIRDNNKVVYYIENEKKEIITVSQITAENSKSAMVVGGATRKDYREKGYMSKCLSKLCSDFIDKNKSLCLFYDNPKAGSVYKKIGFEEIGTWIMLVERKN; this comes from the coding sequence ATGATTTTAAAATTAAATGATAGACATAAAGATATAGTTTTAAACTATGTAGGAAAAGAACCAAGCATAAATTTATTTATAATAGGGGATATCGAACAATATGGATTTGATAAAGACTTTCAAGAGGTATGGGGAAGTTTTGATGAAAAAAATAACTTAACTGGAGTTTTACTTAGATATAACAACAATTTCATTCCTTACATAGAAAACTTAAATAAAGATGTATCGGAGTTTAAGAAAATTATAAAATCATATAAAGGAAATAAGTTTATATCAGGTAAGAGCGATATAATTGAAAAATTTAAAGACATACTCAATGACTTTGAAGAAAAATATATGTACTTTTGTCAATTAAAAGAAAAAAGTAAATTATTAAAATGGGATGATTCTATTAAGGTGGCAACAGAAAAAGATGCACCAAGAATTCATGAATTAATAGACACTATAGATGAATTTTCTGTTCAAGATAGTGTTAAAGAAATTGAGGAAAAGATTAGAGATAATAACAAAGTAGTTTACTATATTGAAAATGAGAAAAAAGAAATTATAACAGTATCTCAGATAACTGCTGAAAATAGTAAATCAGCTATGGTTGTAGGGGGAGCAACAAGAAAGGATTATAGAGAAAAAGGATATATGAGTAAATGTTTATCTAAACTATGTAGTGATTTTATTGATAAAAACAAATCGCTGTGTCTTTTTTATGATAATCCAAAAGCAGGAAGCGTTTATAAAAAAATTGGATTTGAGGAAATAGGAACATGGATTATGTTAGTTGAACGAAAGAATTAA
- a CDS encoding DUF3784 domain-containing protein, producing MISSSIVLLVGLLGVMLGITVRKYKMGYLVRGIDLEKYDNDKTSQTMGNFTLLCGICITIIGSISFILNGECKEIIGISIVLVATLTSLAGNFKVKRNARIE from the coding sequence ATGATTTCAAGCTCAATAGTTTTATTAGTAGGTTTACTTGGAGTCATGTTAGGAATAACAGTTAGAAAGTATAAAATGGGTTACTTAGTAAGAGGAATAGATTTAGAAAAATATGATAATGATAAAACTTCACAAACAATGGGAAATTTTACTTTGCTTTGTGGAATTTGCATAACAATTATAGGAAGTATTAGCTTTATTTTAAATGGAGAGTGTAAAGAAATTATAGGAATTAGCATCGTTTTAGTAGCTACATTAACATCTTTGGCTGGAAATTTCAAGGTTAAAAGAAATGCAAGAATAGAGTAG
- a CDS encoding PH domain-containing protein — translation MAFFNKLAGYGSIDNSAGDRIKDYLIDGEEVIQAFTFIRDSIILSNYGIYLVDVQGVSGKKVEVKFFPSKNVKSISFESASTFDLDVDIKIGVDGNSTMGQNGIPYNAPISFKVPKTQAQEAKQIVKLVKKHYLFK, via the coding sequence ATGGCTTTTTTTAATAAGTTAGCAGGATATGGGTCAATAGATAATTCTGCAGGGGATAGAATAAAAGATTATTTAATAGATGGAGAAGAGGTTATTCAAGCATTTACATTTATAAGAGACTCTATAATATTAAGTAATTATGGAATATATTTAGTAGATGTTCAAGGGGTTAGTGGTAAAAAAGTAGAAGTAAAGTTTTTTCCATCTAAAAATGTAAAAAGCATTTCTTTTGAAAGTGCGTCTACATTTGATTTAGATGTAGATATAAAAATAGGGGTTGATGGAAATTCAACTATGGGTCAAAATGGTATACCATATAATGCACCTATCTCATTTAAGGTTCCAAAAACTCAAGCTCAAGAAGCTAAGCAAATAGTTAAACTTGTAAAAAAACATTATTTATTTAAATAA
- a CDS encoding ABC transporter ATP-binding protein gives MIEVRNLCKSFTRVVKDNGSKKKSKFSKHKTKKEDFLAVNNISFEAKEGEILGILGPNGAGKTTLLRMLGGILTPTSGSINVCGYDYSIDKNSAKKEIGYLSGNTKLYNRLSPRELLTTFASLYEMPKDEIEKSINEVIDIMGMESFIDNRIENLSTGQTQRTSIARCLIHSPKIYIFDEPTLGLDVISSKSIIDFMKNEKKRGKTVLYSTHYMEEAETLCDRIMMIHQGEVIAIGTPTELKEKTETDNLRDVFITLASERGDLFED, from the coding sequence ATGATAGAAGTAAGAAATTTATGTAAATCTTTTACTAGAGTTGTAAAAGATAATGGCTCAAAGAAAAAAAGTAAATTTTCAAAGCACAAAACAAAGAAAGAGGACTTCTTAGCTGTAAACAATATTAGTTTTGAAGCTAAAGAAGGAGAAATCTTAGGAATTTTAGGACCAAATGGAGCAGGTAAAACAACTCTACTTAGAATGCTTGGAGGAATACTAACTCCTACATCAGGTAGTATAAATGTTTGTGGATATGATTACTCAATTGATAAAAATTCAGCAAAAAAAGAAATTGGATATTTATCTGGAAATACAAAGTTGTATAATCGTCTTTCTCCAAGAGAGCTATTAACAACTTTTGCAAGTTTATATGAAATGCCAAAGGACGAGATAGAAAAGTCTATAAATGAAGTAATAGATATAATGGGCATGGAAAGTTTTATAGATAATAGAATAGAAAATTTATCTACAGGTCAAACTCAAAGAACTTCAATAGCAAGATGCCTAATTCACTCACCTAAAATTTATATATTTGATGAGCCAACATTAGGTTTAGATGTTATAAGTAGTAAATCTATTATAGATTTTATGAAAAATGAGAAAAAAAGAGGAAAAACAGTTTTATATTCAACTCACTACATGGAAGAAGCTGAAACTCTATGTGATAGAATAATGATGATTCACCAAGGTGAAGTAATTGCAATTGGAACTCCAACAGAGTTAAAAGAAAAGACAGAGACAGATAATTTAAGAGATGTATTTATAACTCTTGCAAGTGAAAGAGGTGATTTATTTGAGGACTAA
- a CDS encoding ABC transporter permease subunit/CPBP intramembrane protease: MRTKIVNQIFKKEILDILRDKKTIFMMIILPIILYPILMVGMTQVMSMSMNSMEKENINIAFNKKPDAILNEVIKETNVNRKKDNSEIGEIKIKESKDYKKDLNDGKISAFIEISQNDKFEDFKVYINSSNNSSSMAEKEIENILNTYKEDLVENKVRESGLDVKSTLEPVSYKTVDVAKNEEVAGHLLGQILPFVLIIGLLMGAIYPAIDVMAGEKERGTLETLFTLPITNLELVMGKYMAVSLCAVASAILNFLSIFITIAFLFASQGMASQMGMINIDLSQMILPGIITLICVCLFAMVVSAISMCVCSLAKSFKDAQNYITPITLLVMIPSYVSMIPNISLNSFTATIPVVNISLLIKSVLTFNSNISLIALVLVSNFVFVIISVLLLSKMFNSEEILFGSSKSFALLEKRSNIKKGTMPSIGDGVTLYAVGVVLLIYVGSLIQLKFKMGGIALTQIMIIGLPLLFVWYIKSDFKKAFSIKVPKLINVLGGIVLWIGTFIVVNLITQIMLFLFPQNMQVVEGLNDVLKLDSSFLLNLLVVAVMPAICEEFFFRGFVFTSFSNGKNKKAQIWAVICSGVLFGFMHIDFIRVIPTSILGIALGYAVYKSKSIFIPMLMHFLNNSVAVLAMHTTSHSGFIGKINDLLTIDFNNFNTIKFLGLIILSIILAFIGSKLLNNKEKQV; this comes from the coding sequence TTGAGGACTAAAATAGTAAATCAAATATTTAAAAAAGAAATTCTAGATATATTAAGAGATAAAAAGACTATATTTATGATGATTATACTACCTATTATTTTATATCCCATTTTAATGGTTGGTATGACGCAAGTTATGTCGATGTCTATGAATAGTATGGAAAAAGAAAACATAAATATAGCATTTAACAAAAAACCAGATGCTATATTAAATGAAGTTATAAAAGAAACTAATGTAAATAGAAAAAAGGATAATAGTGAAATTGGAGAAATTAAAATTAAAGAAAGTAAAGACTATAAAAAGGATTTAAATGATGGTAAAATATCTGCTTTTATAGAAATTAGCCAAAATGATAAATTTGAAGATTTTAAAGTATATATAAATTCATCTAATAATTCTTCTTCAATGGCAGAAAAAGAAATTGAAAATATATTAAATACATATAAAGAAGATTTAGTTGAAAATAAAGTAAGAGAAAGTGGTTTAGATGTTAAATCTACACTAGAGCCAGTTTCTTATAAAACTGTAGATGTTGCAAAAAATGAAGAAGTAGCAGGTCATTTACTGGGACAAATACTTCCATTTGTATTAATTATAGGATTATTAATGGGAGCTATATATCCTGCAATAGACGTTATGGCAGGGGAGAAAGAAAGAGGAACTCTAGAAACATTATTTACACTTCCTATAACAAATCTAGAACTGGTTATGGGTAAATACATGGCAGTATCCTTATGTGCAGTGGCATCAGCAATTTTAAACTTTTTATCTATATTTATAACTATTGCCTTTTTGTTTGCCAGTCAGGGAATGGCAAGTCAAATGGGAATGATTAATATAGACTTATCACAAATGATACTTCCAGGAATAATAACATTAATATGTGTATGTTTATTTGCTATGGTTGTATCGGCTATAAGTATGTGCGTATGTTCTCTTGCAAAGAGCTTTAAAGATGCACAAAACTACATAACTCCAATAACTTTACTTGTTATGATACCTTCATATGTATCTATGATACCAAATATAAGCTTAAATAGCTTTACAGCTACTATACCGGTTGTAAATATTTCACTACTTATAAAAAGTGTTCTTACATTCAATAGCAATATAAGTTTAATAGCTTTAGTTTTAGTTTCAAACTTTGTTTTTGTTATAATCTCTGTGTTACTTTTATCTAAGATGTTTAATTCAGAAGAAATTTTATTTGGTAGTAGCAAAAGTTTTGCCTTACTTGAAAAGAGAAGTAATATCAAAAAAGGAACGATGCCATCAATAGGTGATGGAGTAACATTATATGCTGTTGGTGTAGTTTTATTAATCTATGTAGGAAGTTTAATTCAACTTAAATTTAAAATGGGTGGAATAGCTCTAACTCAGATAATGATAATAGGACTTCCATTATTATTTGTATGGTATATAAAATCAGACTTTAAAAAGGCTTTTAGTATAAAAGTTCCAAAATTAATTAATGTTTTAGGTGGTATAGTTTTATGGATTGGAACATTCATAGTAGTTAATCTTATAACTCAAATAATGTTATTTTTATTCCCGCAAAACATGCAAGTTGTAGAAGGTTTAAATGATGTACTAAAATTAGACTCAAGTTTTTTATTAAACTTACTAGTTGTAGCGGTTATGCCTGCTATATGTGAAGAGTTTTTCTTTAGAGGGTTTGTATTTACCTCATTTAGTAATGGGAAAAATAAAAAAGCTCAAATATGGGCAGTAATTTGTAGTGGAGTTCTATTTGGATTTATGCATATAGATTTTATAAGAGTCATACCGACTAGTATCTTAGGTATAGCACTTGGATATGCAGTTTACAAAAGTAAATCTATATTTATACCTATGTTAATGCACTTTTTAAATAATTCAGTAGCTGTACTTGCAATGCATACTACAAGTCATAGTGGATTTATAGGAAAAATAAATGATTTATTAACTATTGATTTTAATAACTTTAATACAATTAAATTTTTAGGGTTAATAATTTTGAGTATAATTTTAGCATTTATAGGAAGTAAGCTATTAAATAATAAAGAAAAGCAAGTTTAA
- a CDS encoding NAD(P)/FAD-dependent oxidoreductase, which yields MRDVTVIGAGVVGCAIARELSKYDLDVVVIDKNEDVAEGISKANSGIIHGGYNEKKGTLKAKLNLEGNKMMDELAEKLQFPFKRNGALVLAFSEEELERVKELKANGEEIGVKGLEILNREEVLNLEKNINKDVLGALYVKTSGIVSPYEMTLAFGENAVENGVEFILGQAVVDIKKEDEIYKVKLEDNKVIDSKIVINASGLGGGYISYLVSGTKYEIDPVKGEYCLFDKVAGNLCEKTLFQVPTKLSKGVLVTPTVDGNLLVGPNAKSSDNIETSREGIDEILNKSKKTMKDIPVARVLNTFSGLRPKVCGGDFIIEEAKDSKNFINVIGIDSPGLTAAPAIATYVIELVSRNIELHKKGNYKETRTKMVRMSELSMDEKNKLIAENPAYGKMVCKCEFVTEGEIIDAIKRPLGATTLDGIKRRTRAMMGGCQGSGCMIPISMILSKELGIDISKVNKNCKSSTVVGYKEV from the coding sequence ATGAGAGATGTTACTGTAATAGGAGCTGGTGTAGTAGGTTGCGCCATAGCAAGAGAATTATCTAAATACGATTTAGATGTAGTTGTAATTGATAAAAATGAAGATGTAGCTGAAGGTATATCAAAAGCTAACAGTGGAATTATACACGGAGGGTACAACGAGAAAAAAGGAACTTTAAAAGCAAAACTTAACTTAGAAGGAAATAAAATGATGGATGAGTTAGCTGAGAAATTACAATTTCCTTTTAAAAGAAATGGTGCTTTAGTTTTAGCTTTTAGTGAAGAGGAATTAGAAAGAGTAAAAGAACTTAAAGCCAATGGAGAAGAAATCGGAGTTAAGGGATTAGAAATTTTAAATAGAGAAGAAGTTTTAAACCTAGAAAAAAATATAAATAAAGATGTATTAGGTGCATTATATGTAAAAACTTCAGGTATAGTAAGTCCATATGAAATGACATTGGCATTTGGAGAAAATGCAGTTGAAAATGGAGTTGAATTTATACTAGGACAAGCTGTAGTAGATATAAAAAAAGAAGATGAAATATATAAGGTTAAACTTGAAGACAACAAAGTAATAGATAGTAAAATAGTTATAAATGCATCTGGATTAGGTGGAGGTTATATAAGCTATTTAGTTAGTGGAACAAAATATGAAATAGATCCTGTTAAAGGAGAATATTGTTTATTTGATAAAGTAGCAGGAAATTTATGTGAAAAAACTCTATTTCAAGTGCCAACTAAGTTAAGTAAAGGAGTTTTAGTTACACCAACAGTTGATGGAAATCTTTTAGTAGGACCTAATGCAAAAAGTAGTGATAACATAGAAACTTCAAGAGAAGGTATAGATGAAATTTTAAACAAAAGTAAGAAAACAATGAAAGATATACCAGTTGCAAGAGTTTTAAATACTTTTAGTGGTCTAAGACCTAAAGTTTGTGGTGGAGATTTTATAATAGAAGAAGCCAAGGATTCTAAAAACTTTATAAATGTAATAGGTATTGATTCACCTGGATTAACAGCAGCTCCAGCAATAGCTACTTATGTAATTGAATTAGTTTCTAGAAATATAGAATTACACAAAAAAGGAAATTATAAAGAAACTAGAACAAAAATGGTTAGAATGAGCGAATTAAGTATGGATGAAAAAAATAAATTAATTGCTGAAAATCCAGCTTATGGAAAAATGGTGTGTAAATGTGAGTTTGTAACAGAAGGTGAAATTATAGATGCCATAAAAAGACCTTTAGGAGCAACTACACTAGATGGAATAAAAAGAAGAACTAGAGCTATGATGGGTGGATGCCAAGGTAGTGGATGTATGATACCTATAAGTATGATATTAAGCAAAGAATTAGGAATAGATATAAGTAAAGTAAACAAAAACTGCAAATCTTCTACAGTTGTTGGATATAAGGAGGTTTAA
- a CDS encoding FAD-dependent oxidoreductase, with the protein MIEYNLIIVGGGAAGILCAIDAYKKGIKDILLIEKDPVLGGALNVGNFNISNKKNITGKEYKVNLLKELDNCKIDTKLNTMVLKIEENNEVLCTSPTDGIEKIKGRNIILANGSKEGARKPVDMVGDRCSGILTVGMTKKIFSMENMIPGKEILIAGDATLYMIEKELQDKNINVVGIITNDKNINTYGLTDKIYADYTIKAIYGEGRLSSVKLVKEGKEELVKCDTLIFANPMLSDGLVAMRSDIKLNPRTTGPEVDDKFMTSRDRIYACGNGIFIHKYIEDIEKECSQLVENLY; encoded by the coding sequence ATGATAGAATATAACTTAATTATAGTTGGTGGTGGAGCAGCAGGTATATTATGTGCCATAGATGCCTATAAAAAAGGAATTAAAGATATTTTATTAATAGAAAAAGATCCTGTTTTAGGAGGAGCTTTAAATGTAGGAAATTTCAATATAAGCAATAAAAAAAATATAACTGGTAAAGAATATAAAGTAAACTTATTAAAGGAACTTGATAATTGTAAAATAGATACAAAACTAAATACTATGGTTTTAAAAATAGAAGAAAATAACGAAGTACTGTGTACAAGTCCAACAGATGGAATAGAAAAAATTAAAGGTAGAAATATAATTTTGGCAAACGGGTCTAAAGAAGGAGCAAGAAAGCCTGTAGATATGGTAGGTGATAGATGTTCAGGAATACTTACTGTAGGAATGACAAAAAAAATCTTTAGCATGGAAAATATGATACCAGGTAAGGAGATTCTCATAGCTGGAGATGCTACTTTATATATGATAGAAAAAGAATTACAAGATAAAAATATAAATGTAGTAGGTATAATAACTAACGATAAGAATATAAATACTTACGGATTAACTGATAAAATCTATGCTGATTACACTATAAAAGCTATATATGGTGAAGGTAGACTAAGTAGTGTTAAATTAGTTAAAGAAGGTAAAGAAGAATTAGTTAAATGTGACACTTTAATATTTGCAAATCCAATGCTTTCAGATGGATTAGTAGCAATGAGAAGTGATATAAAATTAAATCCAAGAACTACAGGACCTGAGGTTGATGATAAGTTTATGACTTCAAGAGATAGAATATATGCTTGTGGTAATGGGATATTCATACATAAGTATATAGAAGATATAGAAAAAGAATGTAGTCAGTTAGTAGAAAACCTATACTAA